A portion of the Francisella uliginis genome contains these proteins:
- a CDS encoding ParA family protein codes for MSQKNAKVISLLQQKGGSGKTTTAINIACGLKELGYKVAIIDMDKDKPDAYMWMTKNDNSEGFVYNLDEKTVREKVSELKTGLDYIVIDTPPNFQTAALKSALLSDLVVIPCSPSGMDLSGLIEAKDLALTADKPYKFFANRVQMQSNMSKSLMDFFEEDGNFFEAYVSQSVKFIESEAEGLYIGDYAKQSKVHVQVKKLAREITEFFGEK; via the coding sequence ATGAGTCAAAAAAATGCAAAAGTGATTTCTTTGCTTCAACAGAAGGGTGGTTCTGGAAAAACTACGACAGCTATAAATATTGCTTGCGGATTGAAAGAGTTAGGCTATAAAGTTGCTATAATAGATATGGACAAAGATAAGCCTGATGCATATATGTGGATGACGAAAAACGATAATTCGGAAGGCTTTGTCTATAATTTAGATGAGAAAACTGTCCGTGAGAAAGTTTCTGAGCTAAAAACAGGTTTGGACTATATTGTTATTGATACACCACCAAACTTTCAAACAGCAGCCTTAAAATCGGCTTTATTATCTGATTTGGTAGTTATCCCATGTTCTCCTAGTGGCATGGATCTATCTGGACTTATTGAAGCTAAGGATTTAGCTTTAACTGCAGATAAGCCATATAAGTTTTTTGCCAATAGAGTGCAAATGCAATCTAATATGTCAAAAAGTTTGATGGACTTTTTTGAAGAGGATGGTAATTTTTTTGAAGCTTACGTTTCTCAAAGTGTCAAGTTTATAGAATCTGAAGCAGAAGGCTTATATATTGGTGATTATGCAAAGCAGAGCAAAGTCCATGTACAAGTTAAAAAGCTTGCTAGAGAGATAACTGAATTCTTTGGAGAAAAATAA
- a CDS encoding glutamine amidotransferase-related protein, giving the protein MKIAILQTDHIPEHRRVVSGGNYPDMFANLFFKLSVVVDLDIFDVTEQEYPESYDIYDGFIITGSKATAFDNLAWITKLKSEIVKLYNKNKKIIGICFGHQILAQALGGRVERGPKGFAVGVRNVKVLTKRPWMNPFHNYLSLLFYHQDMVVELPEGAELISTSDYCKVQMFCINNHILGIQAHPEMLKVHNHALIKEYQDDIKNEFQHALESLRIRDNSLIMAHWMANFFEYKDQ; this is encoded by the coding sequence ATGAAAATCGCAATTTTACAAACAGATCACATACCTGAACATAGAAGGGTAGTTTCAGGGGGAAATTATCCAGATATGTTTGCTAATCTATTTTTTAAACTATCAGTAGTTGTTGATTTGGATATTTTTGATGTAACAGAGCAGGAATATCCTGAAAGTTATGATATTTATGATGGTTTTATAATAACAGGTAGTAAAGCAACAGCATTTGATAATTTAGCGTGGATAACTAAGCTAAAGTCTGAAATAGTAAAACTATATAATAAAAACAAGAAAATAATAGGAATATGTTTTGGGCATCAAATATTAGCTCAAGCCTTAGGTGGCAGAGTTGAGCGTGGACCTAAAGGTTTTGCAGTGGGAGTTAGAAATGTTAAGGTTCTAACTAAGAGACCCTGGATGAATCCATTTCATAATTATTTAAGTTTGCTATTTTATCATCAAGACATGGTTGTAGAATTACCTGAAGGTGCGGAGCTTATAAGTACTAGTGATTATTGTAAAGTACAAATGTTTTGTATCAATAATCATATTTTAGGAATTCAAGCACATCCAGAGATGTTAAAAGTCCATAATCATGCTTTAATAAAAGAATATCAAGATGATATTAAGAATGAATTTCAACATGCTTTAGAGAGTTTAAGAATAAGAGATAATAGTTTGATAATGGCTCATTGGATGGCTAATTTTTTTGAATATAAGGATCAGTGA
- a CDS encoding SGNH/GDSL hydrolase family protein: MNINRLVVFGDSLLDNGNIIKTLDIPGKPYLEGRFSNGLVSTEYLAELITKEQKSDQVKHKNYAIGGALTHGPNPSSLLKHHAFAVSEQLARFENEEGRFANDDMVIINGGANNFMFTVYNEIPYINLTAKLRVARDLKKIIRKAIKMGAKNIIVWNIPDVTRAPAYKEYLSNWVGKFFKSYLQLNINLQNGLLRNRVADLQMYFPEVNLKLFDFFTLLNECIDNPVKYGFENVTDACIDSYGGADSLGNIQYDIEILGDPDKYLCWDYCHPTAKANKVVANRMFELWKYNV, from the coding sequence ATGAATATAAATAGACTTGTAGTTTTTGGAGATAGTCTTTTAGATAATGGTAATATTATTAAAACTCTTGATATTCCCGGAAAACCTTATTTAGAAGGAAGATTCTCTAATGGACTTGTTTCGACTGAGTATTTAGCAGAGCTGATCACTAAAGAACAAAAGTCAGATCAAGTAAAGCATAAAAATTATGCAATAGGTGGAGCATTAACACATGGTCCAAACCCATCTTCTCTACTTAAGCACCATGCATTTGCTGTATCTGAGCAATTAGCAAGATTTGAGAATGAAGAGGGCAGGTTTGCTAATGATGATATGGTTATTATAAATGGTGGCGCTAATAACTTTATGTTTACTGTTTATAATGAGATACCATATATAAATCTGACAGCAAAGCTTAGAGTTGCTAGAGATTTAAAAAAAATAATTAGAAAAGCTATTAAGATGGGAGCAAAAAATATAATAGTTTGGAATATTCCAGATGTAACAAGAGCTCCTGCATATAAAGAGTACTTATCTAACTGGGTAGGTAAATTTTTTAAATCTTATTTGCAACTAAACATTAATTTACAAAATGGTTTACTAAGAAATAGAGTCGCAGACCTACAGATGTATTTTCCAGAGGTAAATCTTAAGCTTTTTGACTTTTTTACATTATTGAATGAATGCATAGATAATCCTGTAAAGTATGGTTTTGAGAATGTTACCGATGCTTGTATAGACAGCTATGGTGGTGCAGACTCATTAGGTAATATTCAGTATGATATAGAGATTCTAGGTGATCCTGATAAATATTTATGCTGGGACTATTGTCATCCAACAGCAAAAGCTAATAAGGTCGTGGCTAATAGGATGTTTGAATTGTGGAAGTATAATGTTTAG
- a CDS encoding TUL4 family lipoprotein translates to MKKIALCIMVLGLAGCSDTYHSFSKSYSSFISGLYGSDDSVKVNPDDQLDNPDQDGEDLAVDKPTSTVNLKYKPKTHEIDAKIVTNWNGAPQGTIYLTWSAPKDTKCYSTSFPITKFKDTQDLTSDSQSVLSDGKVCQGKWTATIVNKSDNSTLAKGSVSIK, encoded by the coding sequence ATGAAGAAAATAGCGCTTTGTATAATGGTTTTAGGATTAGCTGGTTGTAGTGATACTTATCATTCTTTTAGTAAATCTTATAGTTCTTTTATTAGTGGGTTATATGGCTCTGATGACTCAGTAAAAGTTAATCCTGATGATCAATTAGATAATCCAGACCAAGATGGCGAGGATTTAGCTGTAGATAAACCAACATCAACAGTAAATTTGAAATACAAACCTAAGACTCATGAAATTGATGCTAAGATTGTTACAAACTGGAATGGTGCGCCTCAAGGGACAATTTACCTAACATGGTCAGCACCTAAAGATACTAAATGTTATAGTACTTCATTTCCAATCACTAAGTTTAAAGATACTCAAGATCTTACAAGTGATAGTCAAAGTGTTCTTAGTGATGGTAAAGTTTGTCAAGGAAAGTGGACGGCAACAATTGTTAATAAATCAGATAATTCTACTTTAGCTAAAGGTTCTGTCTCTATTAAGTAA
- a CDS encoding O-antigen ligase family protein produces MIVMKQFLQRITYSDCVFYFLAVAIFIVFLMPFMHFTTLNIMSIAGEKGKYFNDLRSVNLYLFIDRYYIFYYSLCIASAAILLNKQLLSKVIELFKSFSKLIQYAIAIFFIFGIISSAFAISPSIAFKGVAVTFLQFFCVLFIATHIRDNTKNIQVFFTIILLSLIFFGGALFLQLSLANYSVYGPAIAGNIQKVLLYMYNCLNPRFLDNYFSWFLPLLLLPWFVDLRPIYKIGAFIALTLSWFILINHAFRTIFAEYIVILPLLFIFARQYFRLAFTLLISALICGFLLDLFYTNFIMANVHSGITSTEDLLRTGASGRLGLWNEAFWVGINHPLTGIGQWNYIAVTKYQQHGYPHNLLLEIWSQWGIPAFIAAATVIITSVKNLFKNRVEICSNPYHLIFIMMLTAGMIDGMLNAMFKTSLGLFGCVFVFGFCLSIFASKIQTIDNINISKISYLIISLAIIASLFCIVILPIIFPPMWI; encoded by the coding sequence ATAATAGTAATGAAGCAATTCTTGCAAAGAATAACATATAGTGATTGTGTTTTTTACTTTTTGGCAGTAGCTATATTCATTGTATTTTTAATGCCATTTATGCATTTTACAACGTTAAATATAATGTCTATAGCTGGAGAAAAAGGTAAGTATTTTAATGACCTGCGTTCGGTGAATCTTTATCTATTTATAGATAGATATTATATTTTTTATTATAGCCTTTGTATCGCAAGTGCTGCGATCTTACTCAATAAACAGTTATTGTCAAAGGTAATAGAATTATTTAAAAGTTTCTCTAAATTGATTCAATATGCGATAGCTATATTTTTTATATTTGGAATTATTTCGTCAGCTTTTGCTATATCACCATCAATAGCCTTTAAAGGTGTCGCGGTAACGTTTTTGCAATTTTTTTGTGTTTTATTTATAGCAACTCATATCAGGGATAATACTAAAAATATACAAGTTTTCTTTACTATTATATTATTGTCACTAATATTTTTTGGCGGGGCTTTATTCTTGCAGCTATCTCTAGCTAACTATTCTGTATATGGTCCAGCTATAGCAGGAAATATACAGAAAGTTTTATTGTATATGTATAACTGTTTAAATCCCCGTTTTTTAGATAATTATTTTAGTTGGTTTTTACCACTTCTGCTTTTACCATGGTTTGTTGATCTAAGACCTATATATAAAATTGGTGCATTTATTGCTTTAACTCTTTCTTGGTTTATATTAATTAATCATGCATTTAGAACAATATTTGCAGAATATATAGTGATACTACCATTACTTTTTATTTTTGCGCGCCAGTATTTTAGATTAGCTTTTACACTGCTAATATCTGCATTAATTTGTGGTTTTTTACTTGATCTATTTTATACTAATTTCATTATGGCAAATGTACATTCAGGAATAACTTCAACCGAAGATCTCTTGCGAACTGGTGCTAGTGGTAGACTTGGTTTATGGAATGAGGCTTTTTGGGTTGGGATTAATCATCCTTTAACAGGTATTGGACAATGGAACTATATAGCTGTTACAAAATACCAACAGCATGGCTACCCTCATAATTTATTACTTGAAATATGGTCACAGTGGGGCATACCTGCATTTATAGCAGCAGCAACAGTTATTATTACAAGTGTTAAAAACTTATTTAAAAATAGAGTAGAAATATGCTCAAACCCTTATCATCTTATATTTATAATGATGCTAACAGCTGGCATGATAGATGGGATGTTAAATGCGATGTTTAAAACTTCATTAGGATTATTTGGTTGTGTCTTTGTATTTGGATTTTGTTTATCTATATTTGCCAGTAAAATACAAACTATAGATAATATAAATATATCAAAGATTAGCTATTTAATAATTAGTCTAGCTATAATTGCTAGTTTATTCTGTATAGTTATTTTACCTATCATTTTTCCACCAATGTGGATTTAA
- a CDS encoding Mth938-like domain-containing protein — protein MMTLQEEKITAPVFFKEYIDGEFRLNVGEYNYPLILSSTEVLDYKDKISEVKDIKKSHLELILKSDPEVVIIGTGKTQVIPPVQIIAELAKNGKSVDFMASDAACKTYNLLVNENRNVSCIVI, from the coding sequence ATGATGACTTTACAAGAAGAAAAAATAACCGCACCAGTTTTTTTTAAAGAATATATCGATGGTGAGTTTAGACTTAATGTTGGTGAATATAACTATCCTCTTATTTTATCCTCAACAGAGGTTCTTGACTATAAAGACAAGATTAGTGAAGTTAAAGATATTAAGAAAAGCCATTTAGAGCTTATCCTTAAGAGTGATCCGGAAGTTGTAATTATAGGGACTGGTAAAACACAGGTTATACCACCAGTACAGATAATAGCAGAGTTAGCTAAAAATGGTAAAAGTGTTGATTTTATGGCAAGTGATGCTGCATGTAAAACATACAACCTTTTAGTCAATGAAAATCGCAATGTTAGCTGTATAGTTATTTAG
- the topA gene encoding type I DNA topoisomerase — protein MAKNLVIVESPAKTKTIKKYLGSDFDILASFGHVREIPSKDTSIDVNDNFKIKFTTSDRSKKHLDAIKKAAKTADSIYLATDPDREGEAISWHVKEVLKNARLLKDKNVYRVSFNEITKSAVTNAIDNPKELSMDLVNAQKARQALDFLVGFNLSPLLWRKITSGLSAGRVQSPALRMIVEREIERENFVKKDYWSLTADTFKKKKILANLIEFDNSKVEQFTFTKDQDAETAKDTILKDANGFLIVDGITEKKTRRNPYPPFITSTLQQEASKKLGFTAKRTMSTAQKLYEGIDLGNGESVGLISYMRTDSTNLSNDALNDIRSFIESKYDKDMLPAKPRVFGKKSQNAQEAHEAIRVTAANRTPESIKQRLTADEFKLYSLIYNRTIASQMKHATLNSTSIDLITENNKHKFRVTGTVIVDAGFLKIYNVEKDEDDKDSDDEITLPKFEKGEKIKLNDVLVKAHSTEPPPRYTEASLVKALEKYGIGRPSTYATIISTLQQREYVEVEKRRFIPTDKGRIVNKFLTEYFKKYVEYSYTAGLEKELDEIAHHKNDYLNVLNSFWHPFIEKINKISEDVSRKDVVTEELDEDCPECGSKLSSRLGKNGRFIGCTNYPTCKYTRRVDSDGKEIEKEEPTIVEGRKCPECESDLHIKQGRYGKFIGCSNYPKCKHMEPLEKPKDTGVICPKCNKNNIVEKKSRKGKVFYACSGFPKCKNAYWYPPIKEPCPKCNSPILLHKTTKKDGEQKACPNTECDYAVPFEDSK, from the coding sequence ATGGCAAAAAACTTAGTAATTGTAGAGTCTCCAGCAAAAACAAAGACTATAAAAAAATATTTAGGAAGTGACTTTGATATCTTAGCATCTTTTGGGCATGTGCGTGAAATACCATCAAAAGATACTTCTATAGATGTAAATGATAATTTTAAAATTAAATTTACAACTAGCGATAGAAGTAAAAAACATTTAGATGCGATCAAAAAAGCCGCTAAAACTGCAGATAGTATCTATCTAGCTACCGATCCAGATAGAGAAGGTGAGGCAATATCATGGCATGTTAAAGAAGTTTTGAAAAATGCACGCTTACTTAAAGATAAGAATGTTTATAGAGTTAGCTTTAACGAAATTACAAAGTCTGCTGTTACTAATGCTATAGATAATCCTAAAGAGCTCTCTATGGACTTAGTAAATGCACAAAAAGCACGTCAAGCTTTAGATTTCTTAGTAGGCTTTAACTTATCTCCGCTACTATGGCGTAAAATAACAAGTGGACTATCTGCAGGAAGAGTTCAAAGTCCCGCACTAAGAATGATTGTTGAGCGTGAAATAGAACGTGAAAATTTTGTCAAAAAAGATTACTGGAGCCTAACAGCTGACACCTTCAAAAAGAAAAAAATTCTTGCTAATTTAATAGAATTTGATAATTCAAAGGTTGAGCAATTCACATTCACTAAAGACCAAGATGCAGAAACTGCAAAAGATACTATCTTAAAAGATGCTAATGGTTTTTTAATCGTTGATGGAATTACTGAGAAGAAAACCAGAAGAAATCCTTATCCTCCATTTATAACATCCACATTACAACAAGAAGCATCTAAAAAACTTGGTTTCACTGCAAAAAGAACTATGTCTACAGCTCAGAAATTATATGAAGGTATAGATCTAGGAAATGGTGAATCTGTAGGTCTTATCTCATATATGAGGACTGACTCAACAAACCTTTCTAATGATGCTTTAAATGATATTAGAAGTTTTATTGAATCAAAATATGATAAAGATATGTTACCAGCAAAACCTAGAGTTTTTGGTAAGAAATCACAAAATGCTCAAGAAGCTCACGAAGCTATTCGTGTAACTGCTGCAAACAGAACTCCTGAATCAATAAAGCAACGCCTAACAGCTGATGAGTTTAAGCTTTATAGCTTAATTTACAATAGAACTATAGCTTCTCAAATGAAGCATGCAACATTAAATAGCACTTCTATTGATTTAATTACTGAAAATAATAAACATAAATTTAGAGTTACTGGAACTGTTATCGTTGATGCTGGATTCTTAAAAATCTATAACGTTGAGAAAGATGAAGATGACAAAGACTCTGATGATGAAATAACTTTACCTAAGTTTGAAAAAGGTGAGAAGATAAAGCTTAATGATGTACTCGTTAAAGCTCATTCAACAGAGCCACCTCCTCGTTATACGGAAGCTTCCTTAGTCAAGGCTTTAGAAAAATATGGCATTGGCCGACCATCAACATACGCAACCATTATCTCCACGCTACAACAAAGAGAATACGTTGAAGTTGAGAAGCGTCGTTTTATCCCTACAGATAAAGGCCGTATTGTAAATAAATTCTTAACAGAATACTTTAAGAAATACGTTGAGTATTCATATACTGCTGGTCTAGAAAAAGAGCTTGATGAAATTGCTCATCATAAGAATGATTACTTAAATGTTTTAAATAGTTTCTGGCATCCTTTTATTGAGAAGATAAATAAAATCTCAGAAGATGTCTCACGTAAAGATGTTGTCACAGAAGAGCTTGATGAAGACTGCCCTGAGTGTGGTAGTAAGTTGTCTTCTCGTTTAGGTAAGAATGGTAGATTTATTGGTTGTACTAACTATCCAACTTGTAAATATACCCGTCGTGTTGATAGTGATGGCAAAGAAATCGAAAAAGAAGAGCCTACTATAGTTGAAGGTAGAAAATGCCCTGAATGCGAATCTGATTTACATATCAAACAAGGACGCTATGGTAAGTTTATAGGTTGTTCTAACTATCCAAAATGTAAACATATGGAGCCACTAGAAAAGCCAAAAGATACCGGTGTAATTTGTCCTAAATGTAATAAGAATAATATTGTTGAAAAAAAATCACGTAAAGGTAAAGTCTTTTATGCTTGTTCAGGATTCCCTAAATGTAAGAATGCCTACTGGTATCCTCCAATAAAAGAACCCTGCCCTAAATGTAACTCTCCGATTCTTTTACATAAGACAACTAAAAAAGATGGTGAACAAAAAGCATGTCCTAATACAGAATGTGATTATGCTGTACCTTTCGAAGATAGTAAATAA
- a CDS encoding TUL4 family lipoprotein, which produces MKNIVKLSAISLAVIGLASCSTLGLDSDKDAKDSQNQPATQDKAQETATTKEAVASASAAPTATISLKKNTQDQIVATIYTTYNNNPQGSVKLQWQAPKDTKCYNTSFPITKYSDKKDKTWASVEIKQGNKYCHGTWTANVVFDKNVIATDSITV; this is translated from the coding sequence ATGAAGAATATAGTTAAGTTAAGCGCAATTTCTTTAGCTGTTATTGGTCTTGCTAGTTGCTCAACATTAGGTCTAGATAGCGATAAAGATGCGAAAGATTCGCAAAATCAGCCGGCTACACAAGATAAAGCTCAAGAAACTGCTACTACTAAAGAAGCAGTAGCATCTGCTTCGGCTGCGCCAACAGCTACAATTAGTCTTAAGAAAAATACTCAAGATCAAATTGTTGCAACAATATATACTACATATAACAATAATCCTCAAGGAAGTGTTAAACTGCAATGGCAAGCACCTAAAGATACTAAGTGCTATAATACTAGCTTCCCAATTACTAAGTATAGTGATAAGAAAGATAAAACTTGGGCTTCAGTTGAAATTAAACAAGGTAATAAGTATTGTCACGGTACATGGACAGCAAATGTAGTATTTGATAAAAATGTAATAGCTACTGACTCTATAACTGTTTAA
- a CDS encoding ParB/RepB/Spo0J family partition protein: protein MAKKVSLMNRKVNQKVHDTVAQEKKDMLRAMQLQELNEQASKVGQLFELPLNIVQPDKDQPRKTFKNIDSLAKSIKENGVIQPIIVTTKKDDGLHYIIAGERRYLASKEAGLTTIPCIVRQDESDASIVLLQLLENDQRESVSPFEEADALKDLIDNKQMKKSDIAKILGRDNSWISMRLKISDSDDNIRELSNKGIIDDVRTLYELKKFAEEIPQGAQEFVQRALENKISGSYRTAITRYRDNWKRKAEILDDSKSDVISIKDITKDNNLLKIKGSRLGGKAHTYSFEITEEFKKILFEALIK from the coding sequence ATGGCTAAGAAAGTATCTTTAATGAATCGTAAAGTTAATCAAAAAGTTCATGATACTGTAGCTCAAGAGAAAAAAGATATGCTCAGAGCTATGCAGCTACAAGAGCTAAATGAGCAGGCTAGTAAGGTAGGTCAGCTTTTTGAGTTGCCTCTAAATATTGTTCAGCCAGATAAAGATCAGCCACGTAAAACTTTTAAAAATATTGACTCATTAGCCAAAAGTATCAAAGAAAATGGTGTTATACAACCAATTATTGTTACGACTAAAAAAGATGATGGTTTACATTATATCATAGCAGGAGAAAGAAGGTATTTAGCAAGTAAAGAAGCAGGCCTTACGACAATCCCTTGTATAGTTAGACAAGATGAATCTGATGCTAGTATTGTACTTTTACAACTTTTAGAGAATGATCAGCGTGAAAGTGTCTCACCTTTTGAAGAGGCAGATGCTTTAAAAGATTTAATAGATAATAAACAAATGAAGAAATCTGATATCGCTAAAATCTTAGGTAGAGATAATAGCTGGATTTCTATGCGTCTTAAAATTTCTGATTCAGATGATAATATTCGTGAGTTATCAAACAAAGGGATTATTGATGATGTAAGAACTCTTTATGAGTTAAAGAAATTTGCTGAAGAAATTCCTCAAGGAGCACAAGAGTTTGTTCAAAGAGCTTTAGAAAATAAGATTTCAGGATCTTATCGTACTGCAATTACAAGATATAGAGATAATTGGAAACGTAAAGCTGAAATTTTGGATGACTCAAAATCAGATGTGATCAGTATTAAAGATATTACTAAAGATAATAATTTGCTAAAAATAAAAGGCTCTCGTTTAGGCGGAAAAGCACATACATATAGTTTTGAGATTACAGAAGAATTTAAAAAAATATTATTTGAAGCATTAATAAAATAG
- the lspA gene encoding signal peptidase II, with amino-acid sequence MSSLKPKIKYFILAIIIIATDLYTKYLANTSLEFAQPVKITSFFNFTLLYNHGAAFSLLSNDQTSWQMIMFSIISLIAAIVLVYLIIKQPTDAKLNLFSFSLILGGALGNFYDRAFRGYVIDFLDFHIGGYHWPSFNIADSAITCGVILLILASLFSKKNL; translated from the coding sequence GTGAGTTCGCTTAAACCTAAAATAAAATACTTTATCTTAGCAATTATCATTATAGCTACTGATTTATATACAAAATATCTTGCCAATACCTCTTTGGAATTTGCTCAACCAGTCAAAATAACTAGCTTCTTTAACTTTACTCTTTTATATAATCATGGAGCGGCATTTAGTCTTTTAAGTAATGATCAAACGTCATGGCAAATGATTATGTTTTCAATAATTTCATTAATAGCAGCTATTGTTCTTGTTTATCTAATTATCAAACAACCTACTGATGCAAAACTTAACCTATTTTCGTTCTCACTTATTTTAGGTGGTGCTCTAGGTAATTTCTATGACCGCGCATTTAGAGGATATGTTATTGATTTTCTTGATTTTCATATTGGTGGCTATCATTGGCCATCATTTAATATAGCTGACTCTGCTATTACATGTGGGGTTATATTACTAATATTAGCATCATTATTTAGTAAGAAAAATTTATAA
- a CDS encoding RlmE family RNA methyltransferase — protein sequence MSKAANTKRWMQDHTSDFYVKQANKLGYRSRASFKILEIQEKYKIFKSNMFVVDLGAAPGGWSEQIVKYIGNNGKLIALDLLDVTPIAGVDFIQGDFSSDETYEKLNNLVNGQKIDCIVSDMAPNLSGNKTSDQAKSIYLLELALDFANTNLKANGSFVAKIFQGQGSDEYLKLVKESFTKVIQFKPKSSRPKSREFYIVASGFKG from the coding sequence ATGTCAAAAGCCGCAAATACAAAACGCTGGATGCAAGACCATACTTCTGACTTTTACGTTAAACAAGCCAATAAGTTAGGCTATCGTAGTAGAGCAAGTTTCAAAATCCTTGAGATACAAGAAAAATATAAGATTTTTAAATCAAACATGTTTGTAGTTGATCTTGGAGCTGCTCCAGGAGGATGGTCTGAGCAAATTGTAAAATATATTGGTAATAATGGTAAACTTATAGCTCTTGATCTACTAGATGTGACTCCTATAGCTGGAGTTGACTTTATTCAAGGTGATTTCTCAAGTGATGAAACTTATGAAAAATTAAATAACCTTGTTAATGGACAAAAAATCGATTGTATCGTCTCAGATATGGCACCGAATCTAAGTGGCAATAAAACCTCAGATCAAGCAAAATCAATATACCTTTTAGAACTAGCCTTAGATTTTGCAAACACCAACCTTAAAGCAAATGGCTCATTCGTAGCAAAAATCTTCCAAGGGCAAGGAAGTGATGAATACTTGAAGCTAGTTAAAGAATCTTTCACTAAAGTAATACAATTTAAACCTAAATCTTCAAGACCAAAATCAAGAGAGTTTTATATAGTAGCAAGTGGCTTTAAAGGATAA